In the Sphingobacterium sp. PCS056 genome, CCTGTTTGGCGATATGTCTATCGTCGGAAATCGTCCACTTCCTTTATACGAAGCCGAAATGTTGACCACCGACGATAGTGTCGAGCGCTTTATGGCGCCGGCTGGTATTACCGGTTTATGGCAAGTGGAGAAAAGAGGCGACAACGGGAGCATGTCCGATCAAGAGCGTATCAACCTCGATATTGATTACGCTAAAAACTATTCCGTATGGATGGATGTTAAGATATTGTTTAAGACATTTTCTGCCTTTATCCAAAAAGCAGATGTGTAGTTACACCGATAAATAATTATTTCAATGAATAAAGTATATAGCAGGTTATTTTTGTTTGTTTGCTTGATGTCCACCGGGATGCGATCTCAGGCTCAATCCGCCATTGATCAAATGGATATGATTGATTTGACGAGATTGACCCTACCGCCTTTGGAGACACTTTATGAAAATGCAAAGAATAGTCCCAGTGTCGAAATGTATGAGGCAAAAATCGAAACAGAACGTAGTAAAGTGATCACCGAGAAAAGAAACTGGTTAAAATACTTTAAAGCAGGCGGATCCTGGCAATATGGTAATATCGCCATCAACTCTTCATTTACCAATGAAAATACCCCATTATTTTTTCAATCATCTGGACAATCCCAAAGTTCGTACTATGGAACTGTAGGCGTTAGTGTTCCTTTTGATGATATCTTTGATCGTAAGAATAAGGTGAAAAGACAACAAACTGAACAACGTTTTGCAGAACTCGAAAAAGGAAAATGGCTAGATGAACAGCGGATTCGTATCGTAACTGCTTATGTGAAAGCCAAAACCGCCTTAGCGATGCTTAAGAAAAATGTCGAAGATCATAATGTGGCTTTAACAAATTATCGAATGATAGAAAACGAATTCAAATCAGGTAATGCCAATATTACAGATCTCAATGCCGCCAAGAAATTGGAAACCGAAGCTTACGAGTTATTTAAAACCAGTGAAGCTAATATTGTCAGTGAGATTCTGACTTTAGAGATTTTGAGTAGAACCAAAATAATTAGTCAATAGCGTAATATGAATATTTTCCATTATATTTTTCGTGCCGTATTTAGGATCAAATGGTGGCTTTTGATTTTGCCATTGCTATTTGCTCTACTGGCCATATACATGACTCGCAATTTGGATAGGCAGTATAAAACTGACGTTACGATCTACACAGGGGTTATTTCCAGTTATGGAAGCGATCCGGGCGAATCCAATGCATCGTCCAATTGGAATGTGCTGAACAATTCAATTCAGAACATCATCAATACCATCAACTCCAAAGAGACACTTAAACGCTTGTCGTTAAACCTCTATGCCCGTTTGATGATTCATGGTGACCTTAAAAAAGACAATGTCTACATCTCAGCAAAACATTATAAACAATTATTGGACATCACTCCAAAAGATGTGCGAGCATTGATAGATAAAAGTTCGGAGGAAAATACCGTACGCAATCTAGAAAGATATGAAAAGCCTGATCGCAATAATTTTGTCTATGGCTTATTCAATTGGAATCATCCCTACTTTAGTTATGGTGCGCTCAAGGAAAATATTAAAATCTCCCGGATTGATAATAGCGATATCCTGCAAGTCAACTATCAGGCAAATGATCCCGGTATTGCTTATCAGACGCTAGAAGTATTGAGTAAAGTCTTTGCTATCGAATACACCAACTTGCAATTTGGAAGTACCAATAATGTGATTCGCTATTTCGAAGCAGAGCTGGCACGTTTAGGGAGAGAATTGCGTGGTCAAGAAGACTCATTAACAAATTATAATGTCGAAAACAGAGTCATCAACTACGATAAACAGACCGAAGCTATTGCCGTTTTGGATAAAGAATATGAGTTGCGCTACCAAGATGTCGTATTTGCTTACAATAGTGCTCAGGCAGCATTAAAACAGTTGGAGTCCGGTATGGATGCCAATATGCGATCGATCAAAAATAATTCCGAATTCCTATCTCGGATGAATCATATCGCTGATCTGAACTATGATATTTCTAGGATCAAAACTTTAGGTGCAGATTCCTTAACCCTACAAAAGGCCGGAAGTATCAATACACTATCGAGCGAACTGAACAAACAAGAAAAGGAATTCCGAACCTTTATGGATCAGTATTCTTCTGAAAAATATACGCGCAATGGATATCCAAACGCCAATTATGTCAAACAATGGGTGGAAGAACTATTGAAGTTCAAAAGTGCAGAAGCCGAGTTGAATGTGGGGAAAAATTTTAAACAAGAACTTGATCAAAAATATACCCAGTATTCACCAATAGGTTCGGTACTGAAGCGTAAAGAAAGAAGTATCAACTTTTCGGAGCAGAGCTATTTGTCGATTCTGACTAGTTTAAATGCTGCACGCCTCCGATTGAAAAGTTTAGAGATGAATTCGGCGACCTTGAAAGTGATCAATCCGGCAACTTTCCCGCTCAATGCACTTCCTTATGGTCGCAAGGCGATCGTGATCGGTGTTTTTTTAGGTACAATCGCCTTTATATTAGGTATCCTACTTATTTTGGAGCTTTTTGATCGTACATTACGGGATAAAATACGCACGGAGCGCATCACTAAAGGCAAGGTTGTGGCTGCATTTCCAAAATTATTAAAAAGTAAAAACCTCCCTGCAATAGAAGAGCGTGCTGTACATGTATTGGCCAATCGCCTTTATGGCTATTATGACAATGACTCAGCGGTCAATTTTATCAATGTCGTCAAGCTATCGACCACCTTAGACTCCAGTCGTATCACGGAATTATTGACCGATTATTGGTCAAAAATGGGATTAAAGGTGAGAGGATATTATGAAGGACAGGATTTTGAGTCTCAATCTCGGGAATATCTGGTCGGTCAAGAATGGGTCAATCAATTGGTAGACTACGATCTTTCGCTTGTTCAGCATGGTTCAATGGCTTTAACCCCCATACCCAATGTCTTCTTGGAAAGAGGGATGGCCACATTGCTTGTGCTGCGGGCAGATACCGTTTGGAAGACAGAAGATGAATTGTTATTTTCAGATTTATTAGAACGATCAGCAGGCAGACCTATTGTCATCTGTTTGATGAATGCACAAAAATATGTCGTAGAGGAATTTACAGGGATGCTACCTCCTTTTACATTTTTGCGTCGTTTGGAATATCAACTGGCCAATTTTGGTCTGACCTCTTTAGGTAAATAAAATAGGACAGGTATGATGCAATCCGATCATAACAAGTGGTCAACTTTAATTACAGAAAGTCATATGCTTCTGCTTATACTCATTTTGGGAGGGTTAGCAGGAGCATACCTATTTGTATTTGCGGGGATGTCGGTGGGGCTGGCATTCTATTTAGTACCGCTCCTGCTGTTGTTTATCATATTCTGCCTATCATCACCCGTATGTTGCTTCTTTCTCTTATACAGCGCATCCTATTTTGTTATGGGGGTAGCACGTTACGTCACATTTCCCATGCCTGCCGGTGTGATACTGGATATCTTGATCTTATTTAACTTCCTGTGCCTGTGCTTGCATTACATTCGAGGAAATCCCATCGGAAAGCTCTATTTCAATCCCTTTTTGATGATATCTATATTCTGGATGCTCTTCTGTCTGTTAGAGATTATCAATCCCATGTCCAGCTTTTCCAATTGGATCACCACGGTAAGGAATATCGGTATCCATATCGTTGTATTTCAATTGCTGGTGTTTCTCAATCTGGACAACCTCGATAAGCTGCGCTTGTTTTTTGGTTTATGGGGTACGCTCATTGTCTTAGGAGCATTAAAGGCCATTGGTCAAAAGTATATCGGTTTTGATCGCTTCGAGTCTGCTTGGTTATACACCTATGGAGCACATACACACGTCATTTACAGTGGTATCCGTTATTTTTCTTTCTTTACAGATGCCGCAAATTTTGGTTGTCATATGGGATTGGGGATCGTCGTTTTTACGATCTTGTCATTTTATGAAAAAAGAGTCAATAGGCGTCTTTTGTATATTGCTGTTGCCCTGATTGCTTTCTACGGTTTGATGATCTCCGGCACTCGAGCGGCAATAGCTGTACCTTTTGTTGGTTTTGCTTTTTTTATTGTTTTAGTCAAAGAGTGGAAGTGGATCGTCATGGGCGCTGTCTTCTTAGCTCTTGCCTTTTCCTTTTTTAATCTGACCACCATTGGCAATAGCAATGGCGATATCCGCCGTATGCGGACTGCGTTCTCCTTTTCTCAAGATGCTTCATTTAACGTGCGTTTGGAAAACCAAAAGAAGATGCGTCTCTTCATGAGCGATCATCCGTTCGGGATCGGCCTAGGTGCTTCCAAACATGCCAATGAAGGCGATCTGATCCATGGTATCGCGACCGATTCCTCTTTTGTCTTCATTTGGGTGGAGACCGGGATCGTCGGTTTGATCCTGTATGTCTTGTTGTGTTTGACCATCCTCGGTTTTGGCACTTACTACGTGCTAGTTGTATTACAAGATACCCGCATCAAATCAATTGTAGCAGCTTCTACTGCAGGTCTTGCCGGAATTATGGTCGCGGGTTATGCCAATGAAGTACTCCATCAGATGCCCACTGGGCAGACTGTTTATATCCTGATGGGTATTATTATGCTATCTCCTGTTATTGATAAAAAGTTAGCTCATGACACTTCAACCGTATAAACTTTCCTTTATTACTGTCAATTACAATGGACTGGAAGATACCCGGGCATTTCTAGCGCGTATCGAGAATATCACATTTTCGTTCTCATATGAAGTGATTGTTATTGACAATGGATCGCGACAAGACGAGTATGCGCTATTAAAAGCTGAATTTCCGTTTATTACAGGATGTTATAGCTCCGCTAATCTGGGTTTCGCAGGGGGCAATAATATCGGAATACGGATGTCTCAAGGTGAATTTTTGTATTTCTTAAACAACGATACCTTGCTTCCTTTGGAAGCCGACACACAAATAACGGAGATGCTCTTCTTTTTGGAGCAGCACCACGAAGTAGGAGGGATAACACCTAAAATCAGGTATATGGATCCGCCCGATATGATCCAATTTGCAGGTTGCACTCCTCTGACCGCCATCACACTGCGCAATAAGCAGATTGGTTACCAAGAGATGGAGCTTGGACAATATGAACAAAATAGCGAAATTCCGTATCTCCATGGAGCTGCAATGCTGATCCCCCGTCGTGTTGTTCAACACATCGGCTTGATGCCCGAGGAATTTTTTTTATATTATGAAGAACTTGACTGGTGCTATCGGATCAATAGGCATTATTCCTTATTTTACTATGCGGGAGCTTTGGTTTATCATAAAGAAAGTGCCTCTACGGGAATTGATTCGCCTTTTAAAACCTATTACCTCACACGCAATAGGTTACTATTTGCTTATCGCAATCGGGTTGGAATGACACGGATTCTGTCCTTGTTTTATCTCGTATTAGTCGCAAATACTTCAAAAATGTGTAGCTTTATACTGAATGGAAAGTGGAAACATGTCTTTTCCATCTTCTCCGGCACACGCGCTGCCTTCAAGCTGTTTAAATCAACGTAATTAGGACTATGGAATTAGTATTGCACATTGTCGAAGGAATCTTTTTTATTCCGTTTTTGATCTGGATCGTCTATTTTTTGATATTTTCCATCGGATACCGTATTCCCAGAAATCAGCAATTCAAGCAAGCTGCTCATCAACATCGGTATTTAGTTATTTTCCCAGCATACAAAGAAGATGCGGTTATTGTAGAAAGCATTCGTTCTTTTTATAAGCAAGATTATCCTGAGGATTTATATGAAGTTGTAGTGGTTGCAGATAGCATGCAGGACGATACGAACGCTGGGCTGCGTCAGTTGGGAGCTACTGTTCTGATTCCAAATTATGAACCCCGATCCAAAGCTGCAGCCCTCAATTTGGCCATCACGCATACGCAAGGCCAGCCATTCGACGCAGTTGTTATTCTAGATGCAGACAATTTGGTGTATCCGGATTTTCTAAAACAGGTCAATCAAGTATTCGATTCAGGTTGCAAAGCCGTACAGGCACATCGCATCGCCAAAAATGATAATACCGATACCGCCTATCTCGATGGAATCAGTGAGGAGATCAACAATTCCATTTTCCGACAAGGTCATGTCAATCTCGGACTTCCTGCAGCATTGACCGGCTCGGGTATGCTGTTTGAAATCAATTGGTTTAGGCAAGTGATGCCCAAAATAAGCTCCATGGGTGAAGATAAAGAATTAGAATATCACCTTTTATTGGAGGGTATCTTCACCAATTATTTAGAAGATGTGTATGTTCTCGATGAAAAGGTACAGAACCGAAAAGATCTTTCCAATCAAAGGAAAAGATGGATTGCAGCGCAAATCGATACTTTTTTAATTGCCTTTAGTGGATTGGGCACTATTTTGAAGACCCGTAACTGGCCGATGTTGGATAAGGTGGTACAATGGTCGATCCCCCCACGTATTATATTACTCGGGTTCGTCCCCATTTGGATCTTTATTTTATATGTCTTAGCACCCATATTGATGTATAAATGGCTGATACTTTATCTGTTGTTCCTGATAGCACTGGGCTTGGCCGTTCCAAACCGATTCTATAATAAGCGAACATTAGTGTGCTTTTTGAAATTACCCTTTATTTTTATGGCGATCTTGCGTAGTTTTATGGGAATTAAATCAGGGCGTAGTACTTTTGTTCACACACCACATGGCGAAAAAAAAGAAGATTATAGTAATTGAGGCACAACGCATATTCCGCAAGAATAAGCATGGAATGGACTTTGTCGCATTGGAAATGATTCGTGGCTTACAGCAACTGGATCCCTTCAATCAGTATGTTATTGCGGTTGGCCCTGGTGAAGACCGATGCCTCAGCGAAACGCAAAACTTTAGCATTGTTGTATTGGATAGTTCCAATTACCTCATTTGGGAACAGTTACTCCTTCCTCGGCTCTTAAAGAAGGTAAAGGCCGATCTGTTGCACTGCACTTCCAATACCGCCCCTTTGAACATGCATATTCCGCTGGTACTGACGCTGCATGACATCATCTTTATGGAAAAGAAGATCGGTAATAACGCCTCGATGTATCAAAATCTGGGTCGTATCTACCGCCGCTGGGTGGTCCCCAAGATCTTAAAAAAAGTCCACACCGTAATTACGGTTTCCGATTTCGAACAACATAATATTGCAACAGCTTTTCCACAATTGCGTCAACAGATAGTCACTGTTTATAACGGCGTCAGTTCGCGATTCAAGCCACTTACCACCTTTGTAGATCCTCGATTTGCATCATGGGAAAAAGGAAGCTATTGGTTGCTTTTAGGCAATACAGATCCTAAAAAGAATCTTAAAAATACACTCAGAGCTTACGCTTATTATTTACAGGAAAGCAGCCTTAAGAAAAAATTGCTTTTAGCAGATCTTGATCCACAACATTTGGATAAGTTATTAACCGAACTGGATTTACAGGGCATCAAAGATTACCTGATCGTCGAAGAGTATATTGCACACGACCTCTTGGTCCAAGTGTACAATAAGGCTTTTGCATTTCTCTATCCTTCGATTCGAGAAAGTTTTGGCCTACCGCTCTTGGAGTCGATGGCCTGTGGTACTCCTGTTGTGACTTCCAGCACATCTGCCATCCCAGAGGTTGCGCAGGACAATGTGGTGTATAGCAATCCCCACGATATCGCTTCCATTGCTGCAGGCATGCTGCAGTTGGAACAGGACGGTCCATTGTACGACAGTTTAGTGGCTAAAGGACTAGCAAGAAGTACACAATTTGACTGGAATCAAACAGCAGCAAAAACATTGGATATTTATGAAGCAGTACATCTATCAAAATAAATCGCTGAAGCACTTGGTCCATTGGTTGATCATGAGCCCAACACGGACCAGGCCTCGGTGGTACTTGCGTATGTTGCAGTTTTTGTATGTAAAAAGAGGTCGTGGATCCGTTATTTACAACAGCGTACGTCGCGATCTCGTTCCTTTTCGCCAATGTTCTATAGGTACACGATCGGTCGTCGAATCATTTTCTGTGCTCAACAATGCTGTAGGCGATCTCCACATCGGAGATTATACACGCATCGGTATTGGCAACACGATTATTGGTCCTGTTAGCATTGGCCATCAGGTCAATATTGGGCAGCATGTCTTGATTTCGGGATTGAATCACCGCTATGAAGATGTTCAGATCAGTATCGCAGAGCAAGGAGTTAGCGTAGCCCCTGTTACGATAGCCGACGATGTATGGATCGGAGGAAATGTCGTTATTTTAGCAGGTATCCGCATCGGTCAGCATGCCGTGATCGGAGCCGGATCTGTTGTGACCAGAGATGTCCCAGCCTATAGTGTCGCAGTGGGCAATCCTGCAAAAGTGGTCAAAACATATGATTTTAATTTAAATTGTTGGGTAAAAGTATGAAAGAACAGCCGTTGATCAGTGTTATTATGCCTGTTTATAATACAGAAGCGTATCTTGATATGGCTATTCAGAGCATATTAGAACAAACAGAGAAAAATTTTGAGCTGATTATTATCAATGATGGCGCGACCGACGGCAGCCCGGACATTTTGTTTAAATGGCAACAAAAGGATCAGCGCATACAGATCATCGCTCAAGATAATCAAGGCCTTTCTGCTGCGCGCAACACTGGATTGCGGCATGCCATAGGAACATTTGTCTATTTTATGGATAGCGATGATTACCTGCGCCCAGATACCTTAGACAAATGCGTACGTTATGCAGAAGATTCGGTACTGGATCTCGTCTTTTTCGATGCTGATATTTTAGACGATCAAAATAAGGAAAATCAGCAGTCTGCTACGTTTCATTATATCCGAAAAAAAACAGCCCCGTATCAAGTGATGAAGGGAAGTGAAGCCTTAGCGCAACTATTGGATCACCAAGAGTTTTTTTCTCCCGTCTGGATGCTCTTCATTCGACGGAGTTTGATTTTAACCGAAAATTTACAGTTTGAAGTCGGTATTATCCACGAGGATGAATTGTTTACCATGCAGGTATTTTTGCTTGCCCAGCAAGTGGGTTACTTACCCGAACCGTTCTTTTTCCGACGTGTACGGGCCAATTCCATTATGACCAGTGCCTTCAAGTGGTACAATATATCATCCTATTTAAAAGTTGCCGAACAACTGCAATTATTTGTGCAGCAACATCCAGTTTATCATGCCGTGGTCGATCAATATCTCGCACGGATGCTCAATGCTGCGGTCTGGAAAGCACACGGATTGCCTCCTCATCAACGCGTTAAGCTTTTATTTATCCTCATCAGCCGCTGGAATAAATACATGAATATCCGTACGTACGGAGTCTTATTATTCAAAAAGAAAAAATAGATGAAAGATATACAAGGACAGTTGATCTCAGGCGTGTTTTTTACCGCACTGGCCAAATACGCCAATCTGATCATTTCGTTGGTCGTAACAGCCATATTAGCCCGATTACTTGCTCCCGATCAATTCGGGGTAGTCGCCATCGCTACTGTGGCTATTGCTTTTCTCAATTTGATCGCCGATATCGGATTGTCTGCAACGGTTATACAGCACAAAGAATTAGACCGAAAAGCTTTGAGCGCTTTATTTTCGCTATCGGTCTATATTACCCTGTTGCTTTCCTTGATTTTCTTTTTATGCGCAGGGGTCTTCGCCAACTGGTATGATCAACCTGAGCTTCGCCCTATCTGCCAGTGGCTTGCCCTCAGTTTGCTTTTTTCTGGGATCACCGTGGTGCCCAATGCTCTTTTTTATCGGGATCGCCTCTTCAAGGCCATAGCTTTACGGAGTCTGGTCATACAGCTTGTCGGTGGCGCGATGTCAGTCGTGGCCGCTTATCAGGGTTATGGGGTATATGCGTTGATCATTAATCCGATCTTCTCTTCCATCCTGATCTTTGGGATATCGTATGCCAAGTTTCCATTGAAATTTACGTTTAGCTTCTCCTTACAAGCACTGCGACCGATTTTTTCCTATTCATTCTATCAATTTTTATTTAACATCATCAATTACTTTAGTCGCAATGCCGACACCCTATTGATCGGTAAATATTTGGGTATGGTACCTTTAGGTTATTACGATAAATCCTATCGCCTCATGTCCCTGCCTCTTCAGAATATTACACAGGTGATCACGCCCGTTATACATCCAATTTTGAGTCTGCATAGCAAAGATCTGGGATATTTAAATCGAGTCAACCTCAAACTGGTCAGTTTTCTAGCTTTAATCGGGTTCCCCCTGGCCATCTTTCTGTATTTTTCTTCAGAAGAACTGATCCTGTTATTCTTTGGACCGCAATGGGAATTGGCCATTCCGACATTTAAAATATTGAGTCTTACCGTTGGTATCCAACTGGTATTGTCCTCTTCAGGCTCTATTTTCCAAACTGCAGGAGATACCAGGAGCTTATTTATCTGCGGATTATTTTCAGCAGTCGTCAATGTCACCGGTATCCTACTAGGTGTATTTTATTTCAAGAGTATCGAAGCTGTAGCCCAATGCCTGCTGGTCACATTCGCGATCAATTTTGTACAGACCTATTGGCTCATGTATATGGTCATATTCAAAGCAAGTATCGTCCCTTTTTTGACCTGTCTGTGGAAACCTGTTCTTTTTGCAGGTATATTAGCCGGGCTGTTATATAGCGCAGACCTAATCTTCAATTGTAACCAGCAATTGTATAGCTTTCTATTCAAAAGTTTGGTATTTGTCCCATCATTTGCATTGTTGGTCTGGTTTGGAGGGTACCAAGCAGATATTAAGCAGTTTATAAATAGAAAAAGAGGAAATAACTAAAAACATGTTTTTTACTTGCGATGTTTGCCTATTTTTTTGTAATTTCTTGGAGTCAAATAAAGGCCATTAAATAAAATTAGATGTCATGGGGTTGAAGGTGCTTTTTTTTATCTTTCATGGTTTTAGTGAACATAACGGGATCAGTAAAAAGATCTGGGGACAGATCAATGGGCTTCAACAAAATGGTGCCCAAGTTACTTTATGTCACTATCAGGTCACGTCCGATGGACATCGGGTATGGAAGATCGATGAAAAGGTCCTCGCGGATTTGGGTACCGGACCAAGGGCCAAGATTCGGAAACGGATCGATTATAGCGCTATCGCTAATTATGTCTTAGCAAATCATTTTTCACTTATTTATATGCGCTCCGATCACAATGCCAATCCATTTACGATTCATTTAGTAAAAAAGATGCGTCGATCTGGAGCAAAAGTCATTATGGAAGTTCCGACTTATCCCTATGATCAGGAGTACAATACACCCAAAATGAAGTTGGAATTGTTTGTAGATCGGTTGTATCGAGATCAGCTGGCCAAGCATCTCGATGCGGTGGTCACTTTCTCCAATGTCGATGTTATATTTGGTCAAAAGACGCTCAAGATTTCTAATGGGATAGATTTTGATGCTATCCCCATTCGTCATCCCCGTGCTACACCGCAGCAAGAGATTCATCTGCTGGCCGTTGCCGAGATCCATTACTGGCACGGCTTTGACCGGCTCATTCAAGGTCTGGCGCTGTACCAACAGCAGCATCCTTCACGTCAGGTGATCTTTCATCTCGTGGGCGAACTCAGCGGTGAACGCGAGCGTCAAGATATTCTCGTCCCCATTCAGCAGCATGGTCTGCAGCAGCAAGTCATCCTACATGGTGCACTTTGGGGTACAGCACTCGATGCGCTATTTGATCAGGCAGATTTTGCGATCGGAAGTTTAGGGAGGCACCGGACCGGTATCGATGTGATCCGCACCTTGAAAAACCGGGAATATGCGGCACGCGGTATCTCATTTATATACTCCGAATCAGATCCTGATTTTGATGACCGCGATTATATTATCAAAGCAAAGCCCGATGAATCACCTATAGATATTCAGCAGCTGATCGCTTTTATAGACCAACATCAACCATCGCCAGAAGCAATTCGAGCGAGCATTCAAGAACTGTCTTGGAAAGGACAGATGAATAGCTTGTTGCAATCCGACCTGTTACGGTAACGATTTTTTTAGCAGATCGCATTTAAATAGAAACAAAAGAATAGATGCCATTTTCAGGTTTGCATCAAGCAACAGCTGCATGACGGATCTATTCTCAAAAAAACATCATACTCGATACGATCAATAAAACCAAATATTTAATATATTTTTGTCATAAATACCGCGATCTCCTATGTTACAGTTTATATTTTGGTGCAGTTTATTCTTAGTCTTTTACACCTATGTGGGCTATGCCATAGTCATTTATGTATTAGCAAAATACAGGGCTTATCAACCTCATGTACAGGTACATTGTCTTAGCGAAGAGGAGATGCCGGAGGTCACGCTTTTTATTGCAGCCTACAATGAAGCCGATATTATTGCCGAAAAAATGGCAAACTGTAGGGCCTTGGCTTATCCCAAGCATAAGTTAAAGATCCTCTGGGTGATTGATGGCAGTAGTGATCATAGTGAAGTTTTATTGCAGCAGTATCCCGACGTGCAGGTCGTGAGTTCGCCCTCACGTAAGGGCAAAACTGCGGCGATCAATCATGGGATGAGTGTTGTCCATACCCCCATTGTTGTTTTTAGTGATGCCAATTGTTTTCTAAATACCGATGCCTTGACGATTATCGTCCATCAATTTAATG is a window encoding:
- a CDS encoding TolC family protein, translating into MNKVYSRLFLFVCLMSTGMRSQAQSAIDQMDMIDLTRLTLPPLETLYENAKNSPSVEMYEAKIETERSKVITEKRNWLKYFKAGGSWQYGNIAINSSFTNENTPLFFQSSGQSQSSYYGTVGVSVPFDDIFDRKNKVKRQQTEQRFAELEKGKWLDEQRIRIVTAYVKAKTALAMLKKNVEDHNVALTNYRMIENEFKSGNANITDLNAAKKLETEAYELFKTSEANIVSEILTLEILSRTKIISQ
- a CDS encoding O-antigen ligase family protein; amino-acid sequence: MMQSDHNKWSTLITESHMLLLILILGGLAGAYLFVFAGMSVGLAFYLVPLLLLFIIFCLSSPVCCFFLLYSASYFVMGVARYVTFPMPAGVILDILILFNFLCLCLHYIRGNPIGKLYFNPFLMISIFWMLFCLLEIINPMSSFSNWITTVRNIGIHIVVFQLLVFLNLDNLDKLRLFFGLWGTLIVLGALKAIGQKYIGFDRFESAWLYTYGAHTHVIYSGIRYFSFFTDAANFGCHMGLGIVVFTILSFYEKRVNRRLLYIAVALIAFYGLMISGTRAAIAVPFVGFAFFIVLVKEWKWIVMGAVFLALAFSFFNLTTIGNSNGDIRRMRTAFSFSQDASFNVRLENQKKMRLFMSDHPFGIGLGASKHANEGDLIHGIATDSSFVFIWVETGIVGLILYVLLCLTILGFGTYYVLVVLQDTRIKSIVAASTAGLAGIMVAGYANEVLHQMPTGQTVYILMGIIMLSPVIDKKLAHDTSTV
- a CDS encoding glycosyltransferase family 2 protein, giving the protein MTLQPYKLSFITVNYNGLEDTRAFLARIENITFSFSYEVIVIDNGSRQDEYALLKAEFPFITGCYSSANLGFAGGNNIGIRMSQGEFLYFLNNDTLLPLEADTQITEMLFFLEQHHEVGGITPKIRYMDPPDMIQFAGCTPLTAITLRNKQIGYQEMELGQYEQNSEIPYLHGAAMLIPRRVVQHIGLMPEEFFLYYEELDWCYRINRHYSLFYYAGALVYHKESASTGIDSPFKTYYLTRNRLLFAYRNRVGMTRILSLFYLVLVANTSKMCSFILNGKWKHVFSIFSGTRAAFKLFKST
- a CDS encoding glycosyltransferase, which translates into the protein MELVLHIVEGIFFIPFLIWIVYFLIFSIGYRIPRNQQFKQAAHQHRYLVIFPAYKEDAVIVESIRSFYKQDYPEDLYEVVVVADSMQDDTNAGLRQLGATVLIPNYEPRSKAAALNLAITHTQGQPFDAVVILDADNLVYPDFLKQVNQVFDSGCKAVQAHRIAKNDNTDTAYLDGISEEINNSIFRQGHVNLGLPAALTGSGMLFEINWFRQVMPKISSMGEDKELEYHLLLEGIFTNYLEDVYVLDEKVQNRKDLSNQRKRWIAAQIDTFLIAFSGLGTILKTRNWPMLDKVVQWSIPPRIILLGFVPIWIFILYVLAPILMYKWLILYLLFLIALGLAVPNRFYNKRTLVCFLKLPFIFMAILRSFMGIKSGRSTFVHTPHGEKKEDYSN
- a CDS encoding glycosyltransferase family 4 protein; its protein translation is MAKKKKIIVIEAQRIFRKNKHGMDFVALEMIRGLQQLDPFNQYVIAVGPGEDRCLSETQNFSIVVLDSSNYLIWEQLLLPRLLKKVKADLLHCTSNTAPLNMHIPLVLTLHDIIFMEKKIGNNASMYQNLGRIYRRWVVPKILKKVHTVITVSDFEQHNIATAFPQLRQQIVTVYNGVSSRFKPLTTFVDPRFASWEKGSYWLLLGNTDPKKNLKNTLRAYAYYLQESSLKKKLLLADLDPQHLDKLLTELDLQGIKDYLIVEEYIAHDLLVQVYNKAFAFLYPSIRESFGLPLLESMACGTPVVTSSTSAIPEVAQDNVVYSNPHDIASIAAGMLQLEQDGPLYDSLVAKGLARSTQFDWNQTAAKTLDIYEAVHLSK
- a CDS encoding acyltransferase — its product is MKQYIYQNKSLKHLVHWLIMSPTRTRPRWYLRMLQFLYVKRGRGSVIYNSVRRDLVPFRQCSIGTRSVVESFSVLNNAVGDLHIGDYTRIGIGNTIIGPVSIGHQVNIGQHVLISGLNHRYEDVQISIAEQGVSVAPVTIADDVWIGGNVVILAGIRIGQHAVIGAGSVVTRDVPAYSVAVGNPAKVVKTYDFNLNCWVKV
- a CDS encoding glycosyltransferase, translating into MKEQPLISVIMPVYNTEAYLDMAIQSILEQTEKNFELIIINDGATDGSPDILFKWQQKDQRIQIIAQDNQGLSAARNTGLRHAIGTFVYFMDSDDYLRPDTLDKCVRYAEDSVLDLVFFDADILDDQNKENQQSATFHYIRKKTAPYQVMKGSEALAQLLDHQEFFSPVWMLFIRRSLILTENLQFEVGIIHEDELFTMQVFLLAQQVGYLPEPFFFRRVRANSIMTSAFKWYNISSYLKVAEQLQLFVQQHPVYHAVVDQYLARMLNAAVWKAHGLPPHQRVKLLFILISRWNKYMNIRTYGVLLFKKKK
- a CDS encoding lipopolysaccharide biosynthesis protein; translated protein: MKDIQGQLISGVFFTALAKYANLIISLVVTAILARLLAPDQFGVVAIATVAIAFLNLIADIGLSATVIQHKELDRKALSALFSLSVYITLLLSLIFFLCAGVFANWYDQPELRPICQWLALSLLFSGITVVPNALFYRDRLFKAIALRSLVIQLVGGAMSVVAAYQGYGVYALIINPIFSSILIFGISYAKFPLKFTFSFSLQALRPIFSYSFYQFLFNIINYFSRNADTLLIGKYLGMVPLGYYDKSYRLMSLPLQNITQVITPVIHPILSLHSKDLGYLNRVNLKLVSFLALIGFPLAIFLYFSSEELILLFFGPQWELAIPTFKILSLTVGIQLVLSSSGSIFQTAGDTRSLFICGLFSAVVNVTGILLGVFYFKSIEAVAQCLLVTFAINFVQTYWLMYMVIFKASIVPFLTCLWKPVLFAGILAGLLYSADLIFNCNQQLYSFLFKSLVFVPSFALLVWFGGYQADIKQFINRKRGNN